A part of Tachysurus vachellii isolate PV-2020 chromosome 4, HZAU_Pvac_v1, whole genome shotgun sequence genomic DNA contains:
- the si:ch73-389b16.1 gene encoding coiled-coil domain-containing protein 18 — MSKPRSELSEKERELLKIRRVSGAKASQLAQMEKMLQETKSMIDKKTEMGAEGNPFEDNMVSELEEKVQRSKRERRNSLHRTQLLESQMKTVRGELVDTLDHLQVLRDVLRRSQQKAEERQAAMEKLNAELR, encoded by the exons ATGAGTAAGCCTCGGAGTGAGCTGAGTGAGAAGGAGAGGGAGCTACTGAAGATCCGCAGGGTGAGCGGAGCCAAAGCCTCACAGCTGGCTCAGATGGAGAAAATGCTCCAGGAGACCAAAAGTATGATAGACAAAAAGACTGAGATGGGTGCAGAAGGAAACCCCTTTGAGGACAACATGG TGTCTGAGTTGGAGGAGAAGGTGCAGCGCAGTAAGCGAGAGCGGCGTAACTCTCTGCACAGGACACAGCTGCTGGAAAGTCAAATGAAGACAGTGCGTGGTGAGCTGGTGGACACTCTGGACCACCTGCAGGTGCTTAGAGATGTCCTGCGCCGCTCACAGCAGAAAGCAGAAGAGCGCCAAGCAGCCATGGAGAAACTGAATGCTGAGCTTAGGTGA